One part of the Glycine soja cultivar W05 chromosome 11, ASM419377v2, whole genome shotgun sequence genome encodes these proteins:
- the LOC114373778 gene encoding uncharacterized protein LOC114373778: protein MAFIARVCLLFLLLTSAVTCKEQPLMRDLNSNHNIDEHYYPGANPKYDPHISRPPRLGNRKMQISEEDYPAPGPNPIHYPFSPHPPPLDD, encoded by the exons ATGGCTTTCATCGCTCGGGTGTGCTTGCTCTTTCTTTTGCTCACCTCTGCAGTCACCTGCAAGGAACAACCTTTGATGA GGGACCTAAATAGCAACCACAACATAGATGAACATTACTATCCAGGGGCCAATCCAAAATACGATCCTCACATTTCTCGTCCACCACGTCTAG GGAACCGAAAGATGCAGATCAGTGAAGAAGATTACCCCGCACCAGGGCCTAACCCTATACATTATCCTTTCTCCCCTCATCCTCCCCCACTTGATGATTGA